The nucleotide window TTGGCGCCTTCCTGGCTTGCACCGGCTATCCCGAGTGCAAAACCACCCGGCGGCTCCAGCGCGGAAAGGGCGCGAGACGCGAGTCGGTCTTCCTGGATGAGAAGTGCCCCAGCGATGGCGGGCAACTGGTGATGAAATACGGCCGTTATGGCGAGTTCATCGCCTGCGCGAATTATCCGAAATGCAAATTCACCAAGCCAAAATCGCTCGGCATTGCCTGCCCCAAGTGCGGCCAGGGGCAGCTCTGCGAAAAACGCGCCCGTAAAGGCCGCCGGCGCATTTTCTACGGCTGCGATCGGTATCCGGATTGCGACTACACGGTTGGGGACCGGCCGATCCCGGAGAGCTGTCCGGACTGCAAAGCTCCGTTTCTGCTGGAACGGAAGGTCAAAGGGGAAATTGCCCACTTTTGCGCCAAGAAGGAATGTACTTACCGCATCCTGATCGCACCGCCGCCTGCTACCGAGGCTGCCGTTCCCACGCCCGCCAAACTTTAGGACTGCTTTCTCCTCTGCCTCCTCTGCTTCCTACCACCAACCGGGTGTGAAACAGCTTCCAAGCAGACTCGGCATCTCTTCGCGTTTCTACCGCAGGACGCCTTCCCGCCGCAGTCGCGCCAGAAGCCAAATGCCAAGACACAACAAAAACGGCGCGGTGAACGCGCCCGGCCAGTAGCCGCCGAAATAGACGGCTGCCGAAAGGTGAGCGATCCCGTTCAGCGTCTCAATGACCCCCAGCAATCCGGCAAACCATAGCGCCCATCGCGCTCCCGCCCAAACCAGCGGGCTGGTCCCAAGAATCAGCGCGATGAAGAACATGTTCAGTGTGACGAAGGTATCCACGTCCATACTGAACTGCGGAAACCATGCTGCGTATTGGTGAAAAATTCCGGTGACCGTCCAGAAGCCGACGTCATAGAGCCGGTTGCGCGTCTCCTCCATGCTATGAGCGGCTTGCGCCAGCCCGAGCAACCAGTAAGGGAAAAAGACCCGCGTCGTAGCCGGAATCATCGTGAGCCTCCTTCCGGAACGCGTCTGATAATTCCGTGAATTGGCCTATAATGCTATCACGGGTAAGCCCTGAACCATCCGGTTCAGGGCGAGAGATCGGACAGACCCATGAGGGATGGTTCGCGGATCACGGTTGTAGGTGGCGGCCTGGCCGGGAGTGAAGCCGCCTGGCAGTTGGCTCGGGCGGGCCGAGAGGTCACGCTCTATGAAATGCGTCCGGGGCGAACCACGCCGGCGCATCGCAGCCAGCATCTCGCTGAACTCGTCTGCTCGAACTCTTTGAAATCCAATGAGCCGGGCAGCGCTTCCTGGCTGCTCAAGGAAGAGTTGCGGCGGGCGGGCTCGCTTTTGATGCAAATCGCCGATGGCTCGGCCGTTCCGGCGGGCGCCGCCCTGGCGGTGGATCGAGAAATCTTTGCCGCCCGCGTGACGAGGGCGATTGAAGAAAACCCGCGTATTGAGCTTCGGCGCGAACCACTCGAGCGCATCCCCGAGGAAGGCATCGTGATTCTTTCGACCGGGCCGCTCACCTCGGAAGCGCTGGCCAGCGATCTCGCTCGCCTCGCCGGCACCAACCATCTCTATTTCTACGACGCCATCAGCCCCATCGTGGACGCGAGCACAATTGATATGTCCAAGGTGTTCCGCGGCTCGCGCTATGGAAAAAGCGGCCCGGCCACGACGGACGCCGACGGCGATTATCTCAACTGCCCGATGACCCGCGAAGAATATGACCGTTTCCTCGATGCGATCCTGGCCGCGGAGGAAGTCGAGCGCCACGCGTTTGAAGACGCCGCTTACTTTGAAGCGTGCCTGCCGCTTGAGGAACTGGCCCGGAGGGGCCGGGAGACGTTGCGCTTTGGTCCCATGAAACCGGTCGGGCTGGCTGACCCGCGGTCAGGGCGACGGGCCTGCGCGGTCGTGCAACTGCGTCAGGAAAATCTTCGCGCCGATAGCTATAACGTGGTCGGATTCCAGAACCATCTGAAGTTCAGCGAGCAGAAGCGCATCTTGCGTATGATTCCCGGGCTCGAACAGGCCGAGTTCTTGCGCTTTGGCCAGATCCACCGCAATACTTACGTCAACGCTCCGGCCTTGCTCGCGGAAACGCTCCAGTTGCGCCCCCGGCCGAATATCTTTTTGGCGGGACAGCTTTGCGGCACCGAGGGCTACGTGGAAGCTTTTGCCACCGGGTGGATGGCGGGCGTGCACGCTGCACGGCTGGCCCTGAACCGTACTGGTTCAAGGCTGGCGCGGGGGTTGCCGTTGATCCCTCCGCCGCGGGAAACCGCCATGGGCTCGCTGGTGCACTACATTTCTCATTCTGACCCGGCTCATTATCAGCCGGCGAACATTGCTTTTGATCTGCTGCCACCGCTCGACGGCGGGCCGGGGGGCGACCGCAAGCGGCGCCACCACCGCCAGTGCGAACGCGCCCTGGCGGCATTCGCGCCATGGCTCGAGCAAATCGGGCTCGAGCCAGTCGGGACGCCCCGACGAGATAGCCAACTTGTCCCCGGGTCGGCTGCGGTTCACCGCGAGGGTTCGCCGCGGGAGGACATGACGAAACGGACCTGACGAATGGAACTAGCTAGCGCCATTGCCAGATTTCTCGACTACCTTCGCAAGAAGAATGCCTCGCCGCATACGCTGCGGAATTATGAGAGCGATTTGGAGCAGTTTCTAGGCTACCTGAAGGTGCCGGGTGAGGCTGGGAAGGGTCGGTCTCGGGCCGCCCGCCCCGATCGATTCGGGGCAAGCGTACCGGCTCTCGAGCAGTTCGACCACCACCTCATCCGCGAATACCTGGGCCATCTTTACGACCAGCACCTTCAGAAAACCTCGATCACCAGGAAGCTGTCGGCGCTCCGTTCGCTTTTCGAACATTGCGTCCGCGAAGGAGTGCTCAAAGAAAGTCCGGCGCGCCTGATCCGCTCGCCCAGGTTGCCCAAGCACATTCCGACCGTGCGCACGGCGGAAGAGATCAATCGCTTTCTCGATAGCATCGGGCAAGCCCCGATAGGATCAGAGCAAGTACCCGCGGCTGCCCAACTTGGCGGTGCATCGGCCCCGACCCGATCGCGGCGAGCGACAGCGACTCCAGACGTGCCTCTCCTCAAGCGTGACCGCGCCATCCTGGAGTTGCTTTATGCCTCAGGGCTGCGAGTGAGCGAGCTCGTCGGGCTCGACCTCAAGGACATTGACGAGCGCGAGCAGATGCTGCGAGTGCGCGGGAAAGGCCGCAAGGAGCGGCTGGTGCCTTACGGGTCCAAGGCCAAGGCAGCGCTCGAAGCCTACTGGCCCGTGCGCCAAAAACTCCTTGCCGAATGCCAACACCCCGGCGCTGCCGGCCTCCCGCCGGGAAGCCGGCAGCCCCGATTGGGTCGGGGCGAGCGGTTTACCCCGAGCGTCCGCCGCGAGAGGCCTTTGCATTCGGTGAACGCGGAAGCTGTTTTTTTGAATTACGCCGGCCACCGCCTGACGGCGCGCTCCGTAGGCCGGCTCGTCAAGAAGTACTCGCTCCTGGCCAACGTGACCTGGGACTTACATCCGCACGCGCTGCGCCACGCTTTTGCGACTCATCTCCTGGCGGATGGGGCCGACCTACGCGCCATCCAGGAGCTCCTCGGCCATCGTTCGCTTTCCACAACGCAGAAATACACCCAGGTTTCCATCGAACAATTGATGCAGGTTTATGACAAGACCCATCCCCGGGCATGAGGGCTACCATGCCAGTGAGTACGCTACGTCGATAATTGTCTCAGTTGGCAGTGGCTGGGCATTGCAAGTCATCGGTCGGTACCGCCAGCCCCGAACGGCCTCGAGTGTGGCACGGTCGAAGTCGGGCCCCGCTGAACGGACCACGGTCAAGTGGGACAATGCTCCATCGGTGCCGATCACGGCATAGACCGAAACTGTTCCCATCATTCGGTTCCGCTTGGCATTTTCCGGGTAACCAGGGAGCGTCTGCTTCTCGACAACTGCGGGCTCGGGGTTTTCGCACCGTGGCCACTCCTCTGCGCCGGCTAGCGGGGCGAAAGTCGAGGGATCAGGATTCGGGGCGGGAGCAATCTCGTCCACCCGGACTTCCACAAGGATTTTGTTTGCTCCCCTGGCCCGCATCGTTCGAGGGAAAGTTTTGCCCGCCCAGGGCAGGAATTGTGAGTATTCTCGCGCTCTGATTTCACTCTGCCCGTCCATCTGTCCACGCGGGTGCTCTTCGCGAACTAAGGCGCCTGTGGCGGCGTCGAGGCAAAGTTGCCGTTCAGCCGAAGCCTTTGGCTTCACTTCAATGCAGGTCATCTGGCCTCCGTTCCACCTGCGTTGCCGAGCTTTTCCCAGAATGTCCTCCGGGCCGATGTGGAGCCGTGACACAAAGTCGAGCATTCGGGTTAATTGGTGGATTCGCACCGGCTCATAACTTACGCTACGTTTTTGCCAGAATTTGCCTTCTCCTCCGACGCGTAGCCGGTTGTAACCCGGTAGGGCGATTTCCTCTCGCCAACGAGTCGGCGAATTCCAGGTGAGAAAGTATGTTCCATCAACTGGTTTGTCGCCTGGCCCCAAGACTCGAAAACGAGCACGCAAGTGAAAAGGTGGTGCACTTTGCGATCGAATGTCCGAGATTTCAGCGGCGCGGGCGAGAAGCTTGGCACGTTGCTCTCTAGGCTTTTCCTCAGCGGCGGAAAGAACAGCCAGACCGAGCACTACCAGTGCTAGGAAAAAACATGAGGATATGTGTCCGGATTTCATAGAGGTTGCATGCGTGTCATCGGGATTTTTGCCACCCGCCGCCGTTGACGGGTTAGTGACGTAGCCTCTATAATAAATGGTTTGTCAATCGCAGAGGAGGCTCGATGTACGCCGTCATTCGGACTGGTGGAAAGCAATACCGGGTAGCGCCGGGGGAGATCGTCAAGGTCGAGACGCTCCCGGGCGATGTCGGCGCGAAGGTCACCTTCGACGACGTACTGGCCGTGCGGCAGGACGACAGACTGCTCGGCAAGGCGGCGGCTGCCAAGGCGAAAGTGACCGGCACGATTGTCGAGCAAGGGCGGCACAAAAAGATCGTGGTCCTCAAATACAAGAGGACCAACCAGTACAAGATCCAGCGCGGGCATCGGCAGAATTACACCGCGGTCCAGGTCAGCGAGATCAAGGTCTAGAGGTTCAAATGGCTCACAAAAAAGGCGGCGGCAGTTCAGTTAACGGGCGAAATTCACCCGGGCAGCGGCTCGGCGTAAAGCGTTTTGCCGGCCAGTTTGTCACCGGCGGGTCCATCCTGGTGCGCCAGCGGGGCACGCGCTTTTTCCCGGGGCGAAACGTCGGCCGGGGCAAGGACGACACCCTGTTTGCCAAAATTTCCGGCATTGTGCGCTTTGAGGACAAAGGCGGCAGCGGGCGCTACATCAGCGTGACGGCGGAAGAGGTTTCAAAGCCCGCCGAGGCCCGCCAGCCGCAAGAGCCGGCTACCGTCAGCGCTGATTAGGCTTTGCACCAACTTCCCGGCGTCCCGAAACCTATCGGGACGCCTTTGTATTTCCAGCCAGCCCTGTCGTATGCTTCTTTTCGAGACAAGCGCCAGTGTTCGTTGATGAAGCCAAAATCTACGTAAAGGCGGGCGATGGCGGCAACGGCTGCCTTGCCTTCCGGCGGGAGAAGTTCGTCCCGCGCGGCGGGCCTTCGGGCGGAGATGGAGGCAACGGCGGCAGCATCGTCATGGTGAGTTCGGAGCACGAGAGCACGCTGTTGCGCTATCGTTTCAACCGCGAGTTTCGCGCCCAGCGGGGGAGGCATGGGGAAGGCTCGAACCGGCACGGCGCCAACGGCGCCGACCTCGAATTGCTGGTGCCGGTGGGCACTCTCGTTTTCGATGACGAGTCGAGCGAACTCTTGTTTGACTTCGCTGCGGCTGCACATTCGTTTATCCTTGTACATGGCGGCCGGGGGGGGCGCGGTAACGCCCGTTTTGCCTCTTCGACGCATCGGGCACCGAGAGAGCATGAGGATGGGCATCCGGGCGAGGAGCGCCGGTTGCGCCTCGAACTGAAACTGATGGCTGACGTCGGCCTGGTCGGCTTTCCGAATGTCGGCAAATCCACCTTGATTTCGCGCCTTTCGGCGGCGCGGCCGAAAATTGCCGATTATCCCTTCACGACGCTCGAGCCGTGCCTCGGAGTGGTGAACGGGAATCCTTTTCCGAGCTTTGTGATCGCGGACATCCCCGGATTGATCGAGGGCGCGCACCTCGGCCACGGGCTGGGCACACGCTTTTTGCGTCATATCGAGCGCACCCGGCTCCTGGCGCATCTCGTGGACCTTGCCGATCTCTCGAGTCGCGACCCGGTGGCCGATTTCAGCGTGGTGATGGGCGAGCTGGCTTCTTTCAGCCCGGAACTGGCGCGGCGGGAACAGATTGTGGTGGGTTCGCGGGTGGACGCGATGAGCGACCGCTCGCGCCTTGAAAAGCTAAGAGCTTTCTGCGAGGAGCAGAGTCACGTTTTCTTCGCCATCTCTTCTCAGACGGGTGAAGGAGTGGATGGGTTGCGCCGGGCGATGGCGCAAACCGTCGAGCGCATCAAGCGCGAATCGCGGGCGGCCGAGCCGGTGGAGCAACCTCCGGCTTAGGGAGCGCCGGACTTAAGCCCGTCAGTCCCTATGAGCGAGCGAGCGATTGGACTGTTTGGCGGCACGTTTGATCCGATCCACAGCGGGCACCTGGCGGCCGCGCGGGCAGCATGCCGCGAGTTTGGCCTGAGTGAGGTTCATTTTGTGCCCTCGGCCCGGCCGCCCCACAAGGCGGCGCGGGAGATGGCGCCCTTGGCCGATCGTTATGCCATGGTCGTGCTCGCCTGTGCCGGCTACCCCACCCTGATGGCTTCGCGGCTGGAGGCCGATATCAAGCGGCGGCGGCCTTACTATACGCTCGAGACGGTCGAGCGGGCTCGCCACCGGTTTGGCCAGCGGGTGAAATTGTATTTCCTTTTGGGCGCCGATTCGTTTGAGGAGCTTCCGACGTGGAAGGATTGGGAGAAATTACTCGAGGCGTGCGATTTCATTGTGGTCAACCGTCCCGGGTACAGCCTCAAGCGGCTGCGGCGGGTGGTTCCCCGAGGGTTACTCGGCCGGCGGAGCGGCTCCGGGGGCGCGGCCCGGACAGGATCGGGTCGAGCGCGCGGCTGGATCGCTCTCCGGCGGACAGCGATCTATCTGCTGCGGGGCGTCGAGGTGCCGGTCTCTTCGACCACCATTCGCCAGCGCGCTGCCCGGGGCCTTTCTTTGCGCGGGATGGTGCCGCGAGTGGTTGAGGAGTATATTCGTCAGCGGAAGTTATACCGATAGTGAATCGAGCCCGTGATACTCTTCCGCCAGTGCTCGGCTGGGCCATTGCCGCGGCCCAGGAGAAAAAAGCGGAAAAGGTGACCGTGCTCGATCTCCACGGAGTTGCTTCCTTCACCGATTATTTCTTGATCTGCAGCGGCACCAGCAACCGCCAGGTGCAGGCCATCAGCGATGCCGTGGAGCAGCGACTTGGCCAGGGGGGATGGAATCCGGCGCAAATTGAGGGCCGGGCGCTGGCCGAGTGGGTTTTGATGGACTATCGCGACTTCATCGTGCACATCTTCACCGAGCGCGCCCGGCTCTTCTACGACCTTGAGCGGCTCTGGCGTGCCTCCAAGCGCACCGAGATCGCGGAGTAGGTCCGGGATGAAGATTCGGCTGCTCATGCTGGGGAAGACGCGGGCGCCGGAACTGCGCGCGCTGTTGGATTTTTATGTTCGTCGGATTCTGCCCCTCTGTCCGATTGAGGTGACCGAGGTCCGGCCAGCCGTGGCCGCCCGGAACGGCATCACGAAAGAGTCTCGGAGCCACATCGTCCTGCTCGATGCCGCCGGCCGCGAATGGGACAGCCAGGAGTTTGCCCGATGGCTCAAGGGACTGCGCGAGCGTGGCACCCAGGAAATTGTCTTCGCGTGCGGCGATGCCGCCGGCTTTCCGGAATCGTGGCGCCGGCAGAGCGACAGCAAGATTTCCCTTTCCCGCATGACGATGGCCCATGAGCTGGCGCGGGTCGTGCTGCTCGAACAGATCTACCGCGCCGTCACGAGCTTGCGCGGGCATCCCTATGCCAAGTGAGACGCGCCCATTACCCGCCGAGCCCCAGGCACCTGCCTGGGGGATACTGGGAATGTTAGATGGATGAAAAGAAAAAAGGATTGATCATCGTTTATACCGGCCCGGGGAAAGGCAAGACGACTGCCTCGCTCGGCGCGGCCTTTCGCGCCGTGGGACAGGGTCTGAAAGTGCTCATGGTGCAGTTCATCAAAGGCTCGTGGCATTATGGCGAGCTGGATTCCGCGAAGATGCTGGGCGAGGACAAGATCAAGCTTCTGCCGATGGGCCGGGGATTCGTCAAGGTCGGCGCGGGGAAGCCTGACCCGGAAGATGTGCGGCTGGTGGAACAGGCGTGGGAGTTTTCGAGCGAGAAAATGCGTTCTTCGGAGTATGATTTGGTGATTCTGGACGAGATCAACTACGCGATCAGCTACAAGATGCTGGATCCTGACCGCGTGGTGGAAGCGCTCCGGCAGAAGCCGGAGATGGTGCACGTGATTCTGACCGGCCGGAACGCGCATCCCAAAATCGTCGAGATGGCCGATCTGGTCACCGAGATGCGCGAGGTAAAGCACCCGTACCAGAAAGGCATCGAGGCGCAGCGCGGCATAGACTACTGAGATTCGTGGCCCGCGAACCGTGGCCCGTGTCCCGCAAAAACCAAACGGAACATGGGAGCGCACGGGTCGCGGATCACCGATCACGAACCATGGCTTGGTTCAAGCGAGAGAAAAAGGGCCTCGAGCAGCCGGCGGCGGCCGAAGACCGCCGGATTCGCACCGAGGGAATGTGGCAGAAGTGCGACGGCTGCAAGCAGATTGTCTGGAAAAAGGATCTCGAAGCCAACCTGAACGTCTGCCCGAAGTGCCACTATCATTTCCGGATCAATGCCACGCGACGGCTGGAAGTGCTCCTCGATGACGGCCAATGGACGGAGCACGACCGCGGGCTGGTCTCGACCGACCCGCTCCAATTTGTGGATACCCGCCGGTATGTTGAGCGGCTGGCTACGGCGGAGAAACAGACTGGACTCAAGGATGCCGTGATCATCGCCGAAGGGAAATTGGCCGGACGGCCCATTGTGCTCTGTTCGATGGAATACCAGTTTATTGGCGGCTCGATGGGCTGCGTGGTCGGCGAAAAGATCACCAGAGCCATCGAGCGTTCAACGGATCAAAAGCTGCCGCTCGTGATCGTCTCGTGTTCCGGCGGGGCGCGGATGATGGAGGGCGCGGTCAGCCTGATGCAAATGCTCAAGATCAGCGCCGCCCTGGCGCGGCTCGACCAGGCGCGCGTCCCTTATATCTCCGTGCTTGCCGACCCTACCACCGGCGGCGTCACCGCCAGCTATGCCATGCTGGGCGATCTGAACATCGCCGAGCCGGGCGCGCTGATCGGCTTTGCCGGGCCGCGCGTCATCGAGCAGACCATCCGCCAGAAATTGCCGGAAGGCTTCCAGCGCGCCGAGTTCCTGCTCCAGCACGGCTTTCTCGACGCCATCGTCCACCGCAAGGATCTGAAGGGCTACATCGCGAACGCGCTCAATTTCTTTTTGGAATAGATCACCGCATCGTGTTTTCGCGAGTCCCGGGTCCCGGTGGATCTCCTGAAATGTCGGCATGAACTACGAGGACGCTGTCCGCTATCTGCTCTCGCTTGGCCGCGAAATGCGCGGGGTCAAGTTCGACCTCGAGAATATTGCGGCGCTCGCCGAAGCGCTCGGCCGGCCGCATCGGGCTTATCCCTCGGCCCACATCGCCGGGACGAACGGCAAAGGTTCGGTGGCGGCCATGCTCGATTCCATCCTGCGCCAGGTGGGTTTGCGCGTCGGGCTTTACACTTCGCCCCATCTCGTTCGCATCAATGAGCGGATCCGTGTAGCGGGTGAGGAAATTCCGGATGAGGAGTTTGCTCTGGCTTTCGAACGCGTCCGCGAAACAATCGAGCGGCTCATGGCCACCGGCGCGCTCAGGGCACATCCCACCTACTTCGAATTCCTCACCGCGATGGCCTTTGACGTTTTCGCCCGCGAGCGCGTGGGCTTCGCCGTCTTCGAGGTCGGCATGGGCGGGCGGCTGGATGCGACGAACATTGTTTCCCCTGTCGTCTGCGTCATCACTCAAATTGATTTTGACCACGAAGCCTATCTGGGCCACTCGATTGAGCAGATTGCCGGTGAGAAAGCGGGCATTGTGAAGGCGGGCGTGCCGGTGGTTTGCGCGACCGGCCGCGAGGAAGCGACCCGGGTGATCGAGGCGCGGGCCGCTCGTGTGGGCGCCCCGGTGATCGATGTCGAGCGCGAATACCAGGTGAGCAAGGCTTCGGCGGAGCATGGGCGGTATCGCTTTGAGGTTCGTGCGCGAGATGGTTTCGCGGCACGTTGGTCGCTTGGTCTTGCCGGCCGCTTCCAGGTTCAGAATGCGCTTCTGGCGGCAGCGGCGGCGCGGCTACTTGCCCAACAAGGCGTGCCCGTCACGGATGCACACATCGCTCAGGGGCTGGCTTGCGTTCGCTGGCCCGGGCGGTTGGAGCGCCTGGAGTGGCCTCGAGCCGGCGAGCCCGAGTCGGGCGAGGGCGAGAAGGCCGATTCGTCCGCCGCGGCGGACTCAGGGCAGGCTCGGCCGCCGGTCTATTTGGACGGGGCGCACAATCCCGCCGGGGCGCGTGAGGTGGCGGCGTTCTGGCGCGAGCAACTGGGCCGAAAAAAGATTCATCTCGTCTATGGCGCCATGCAGGACAAGGCGGTGGAGGAGATCATGGAACTCCTTTTGCCGCTCGCCGCGACGGTTACGCTGACTGCGCCCAGCCAGCCCCGCGCCGCCAGCGCTGAGGCGCTGGCTGCCATGGCCCGCCATTTCAATGGCCGCGTCTTTGTCGAGCCTCAGCCGCTCAAGGCGCTCGACCGCGCCCGGGCGCTGGCGTCTCCGGAGGATGTCGTTTTTGTTACCGGTTCGTTGTATCTTGTCGGGGACATCCGCCGCCACTGGATGGAGGCTGGCGGGCTCGCCCAGACGGAAGCCCGCCGCGGTGGGGCGCGGCGGAGAACCGGGAACACATGAAGAAATTTCTGGACGGGTTGAGCTACCTCCGCTCGCTCGTCGTCACCATCCCCCTCATCTACCTCTATACGATCGTGATGGGGACGATCTCGCTCCTGGTGTCGCCGTTTGACCGCCGGGGAAACTTGCAGCATGCCTGCGCCCGCCTCTGGGCGCGGCTCATCATGACGACCAGCCTGGTGCGGGTTCGGGTGAGCGGGCTCGAGCACGTGGACACGCAGGCAACTTACGTCTATTGCGCCAACCATCAGAGCTACCTCGATACCACGCTGCTGTTCGGGTATCTACCGGTTAAATTCCGCATCATGGCCAAGGCATCGCTCTTCCGTATACCCTTTCTCGGTTGGCACCTGAAGCGCGCCGGGCATATGCCGATTGCGCGTGACAATGTCCGCCGCGCCGCCCGCAGTTTGCTCGAGGCGGCGGAGCATATCCGTGCCGGAACGCCAGTGGTGGTCTTCCCTGAGGGCGGCCGGAGCATCCCGGGGCCGCTCCAAGAGTTCCGAGCCGGTACGTTTCTCCTGGCCATCCGTGCCGGGGTGCCGGCGGTGCCGGTGGCCATCGTCGGCACGCGGGCAGCGCTCGCACCCCACTCCTGGCATATCCATCCGGCTCGCGTCGAGATGATCATCCACCCGCCCATCCCCACTGAGGGCATGAGGACGAAGGATAGTGAACGACTGGCACAGCAAGTGCGCGAGGTGATAGCCGCGACCCTGGCTGCGCGGCGAGGCCGCTCGAGCCACTGAATCAGCCAAGTTGGAGGCGCCATTGCGTGTGCCTTCGACGAACCCTCCTCCTGAATTTGCCAACGCCGCATCCGGTTTGGAGAGCGGCGGCGAGCTGCCACATCAAGAAAAAGCGGGAGAAAGCTCCCGCACTCGATGGCACGCGGGTTGCCGCACCTTGAAGGCGATGTTAGGATGGCAAACTCGATGTCTGGGAAAGCACAGCAAATACCGCGTATTGGCGTGCCGTATCGCAGCGTAAAGGAAGAGGCGGAGAACAGGCGCGACGCCTACGATAATTACCTACGCGCGCTAAGAGAGGCGGGCGGAGAACCTGTCGAAATCTCGCTCGTACTTTCAAGACCGCGCCTGGGGGAGCTGGCTCGCACGCTCGATGGTATCGTGCTGCCCGGCAGCCCTGCTGACGTTGATCCCAAGCGCTACGGCGCTCCGCGCCACCCGCGCTCAGGCGATCCCGACCCGCAGCGCGAGCAGACCGATTTCACGCTGCTCGACGCCGCCTTTGCCGCGAACAAGCCCGTGCTGGCGATCTGCTACGGCGTACAGCTTCTGAACGTCTATCTCGGCGGGAGCCTCGTGCAAGACATCCCGAGCGAGCTCGCCTCGGAGATCACGCACGACTGGCGTGGCCGCGCATCCGGCGCGCCGGAACCGTTTCATCCCGTCGGCATCGAAGCCGGGACGCGGTTGGTTCTGCTCGCCGGCGGAACCGAAGCGCGCGTAAACAGTTCGCACCATCAGTCGGTGCACCGGCCGGGAAGCGACTTGCGCGTCGTGGCGCGTGCGCCGGATGGCGTAGTGGAAGCGGTGGAATTCACAGGAAAAGACCAGTGGGTCATGGGCGTGCAATGGCACCCGGAACGCATGAAAGACGATGGGTTGTCCGAGGCGTTGTTCCGCGACCTGATCGCCGCTGCGCGCGCCGCGTTTGCGGGGGTCAGGGGCTAGGGCGCAGGTGGCAGGTGATAGGTGGTAGGTCTTAGGCGGTCGGTTTCTATTTTCTCTTTTCACTTTTCTGTTTTCGTCCGAGTTTCGATTTTCGAGTTTCGTTCTTTTCGGGGGCTGAATGATTTCTCTTCAAGGAAAGTCAGCAGTCATTACCGGCGGTTCGCGGGGTATCGGCGCGGCCACGGTGAAGATGTTTGCCGAGGCCGGCGCCGACGTCGTTTTCAACTACTATCGCAGCCGCGAGGCAGCTCGGGAGGTGGAGCGGGCGGCCCAGAAGCACGGCA belongs to Candidatus Acidiferrales bacterium and includes:
- a CDS encoding tyrosine-type recombinase/integrase, coding for MELASAIARFLDYLRKKNASPHTLRNYESDLEQFLGYLKVPGEAGKGRSRAARPDRFGASVPALEQFDHHLIREYLGHLYDQHLQKTSITRKLSALRSLFEHCVREGVLKESPARLIRSPRLPKHIPTVRTAEEINRFLDSIGQAPIGSEQVPAAAQLGGASAPTRSRRATATPDVPLLKRDRAILELLYASGLRVSELVGLDLKDIDEREQMLRVRGKGRKERLVPYGSKAKAALEAYWPVRQKLLAECQHPGAAGLPPGSRQPRLGRGERFTPSVRRERPLHSVNAEAVFLNYAGHRLTARSVGRLVKKYSLLANVTWDLHPHALRHAFATHLLADGADLRAIQELLGHRSLSTTQKYTQVSIEQLMQVYDKTHPRA
- the rpmA gene encoding 50S ribosomal protein L27; this translates as MAHKKGGGSSVNGRNSPGQRLGVKRFAGQFVTGGSILVRQRGTRFFPGRNVGRGKDDTLFAKISGIVRFEDKGGSGRYISVTAEEVSKPAEARQPQEPATVSAD
- the rsfS gene encoding ribosome silencing factor, whose product is MNRARDTLPPVLGWAIAAAQEKKAEKVTVLDLHGVASFTDYFLICSGTSNRQVQAISDAVEQRLGQGGWNPAQIEGRALAEWVLMDYRDFIVHIFTERARLFYDLERLWRASKRTEIAE
- the trmFO gene encoding methylenetetrahydrofolate--tRNA-(uracil(54)-C(5))-methyltransferase (FADH(2)-oxidizing) TrmFO, whose translation is MRDGSRITVVGGGLAGSEAAWQLARAGREVTLYEMRPGRTTPAHRSQHLAELVCSNSLKSNEPGSASWLLKEELRRAGSLLMQIADGSAVPAGAALAVDREIFAARVTRAIEENPRIELRREPLERIPEEGIVILSTGPLTSEALASDLARLAGTNHLYFYDAISPIVDASTIDMSKVFRGSRYGKSGPATTDADGDYLNCPMTREEYDRFLDAILAAEEVERHAFEDAAYFEACLPLEELARRGRETLRFGPMKPVGLADPRSGRRACAVVQLRQENLRADSYNVVGFQNHLKFSEQKRILRMIPGLEQAEFLRFGQIHRNTYVNAPALLAETLQLRPRPNIFLAGQLCGTEGYVEAFATGWMAGVHAARLALNRTGSRLARGLPLIPPPRETAMGSLVHYISHSDPAHYQPANIAFDLLPPLDGGPGGDRKRRHHRQCERALAAFAPWLEQIGLEPVGTPRRDSQLVPGSAAVHREGSPREDMTKRT
- a CDS encoding HXXEE domain-containing protein, whose amino-acid sequence is MIPATTRVFFPYWLLGLAQAAHSMEETRNRLYDVGFWTVTGIFHQYAAWFPQFSMDVDTFVTLNMFFIALILGTSPLVWAGARWALWFAGLLGVIETLNGIAHLSAAVYFGGYWPGAFTAPFLLCLGIWLLARLRREGVLR
- the obgE gene encoding GTPase ObgE; this encodes MFVDEAKIYVKAGDGGNGCLAFRREKFVPRGGPSGGDGGNGGSIVMVSSEHESTLLRYRFNREFRAQRGRHGEGSNRHGANGADLELLVPVGTLVFDDESSELLFDFAAAAHSFILVHGGRGGRGNARFASSTHRAPREHEDGHPGEERRLRLELKLMADVGLVGFPNVGKSTLISRLSAARPKIADYPFTTLEPCLGVVNGNPFPSFVIADIPGLIEGAHLGHGLGTRFLRHIERTRLLAHLVDLADLSSRDPVADFSVVMGELASFSPELARREQIVVGSRVDAMSDRSRLEKLRAFCEEQSHVFFAISSQTGEGVDGLRRAMAQTVERIKRESRAAEPVEQPPA
- the nadD gene encoding nicotinate-nucleotide adenylyltransferase; the encoded protein is MSERAIGLFGGTFDPIHSGHLAAARAACREFGLSEVHFVPSARPPHKAAREMAPLADRYAMVVLACAGYPTLMASRLEADIKRRRPYYTLETVERARHRFGQRVKLYFLLGADSFEELPTWKDWEKLLEACDFIVVNRPGYSLKRLRRVVPRGLLGRRSGSGGAARTGSGRARGWIALRRTAIYLLRGVEVPVSSTTIRQRAARGLSLRGMVPRVVEEYIRQRKLYR
- the rplU gene encoding 50S ribosomal protein L21, with protein sequence MYAVIRTGGKQYRVAPGEIVKVETLPGDVGAKVTFDDVLAVRQDDRLLGKAAAAKAKVTGTIVEQGRHKKIVVLKYKRTNQYKIQRGHRQNYTAVQVSEIKV
- a CDS encoding energy transducer TonB, yielding MTCIEVKPKASAERQLCLDAATGALVREEHPRGQMDGQSEIRAREYSQFLPWAGKTFPRTMRARGANKILVEVRVDEIAPAPNPDPSTFAPLAGAEEWPRCENPEPAVVEKQTLPGYPENAKRNRMMGTVSVYAVIGTDGALSHLTVVRSAGPDFDRATLEAVRGWRYRPMTCNAQPLPTETIIDVAYSLAW